The following nucleotide sequence is from Chloroflexota bacterium.
CTGCGCGGCGCGCGAGCTGACCAAGCTGTATGAGGAGATCGTGCGCGGCACGGCGCGCGAGGTGCTGGCGCACTTCACGGCAAACGAGCCGCGCGGCGAGTTCACGCTGGTGGTTGGCGGCGCGCCGGAGAGCAGTGATCGCTGGGACGCCGATGCCGTGCGCGCGCGGCTCGAAGCGCTGATGAACGACGGCCTGCCCGGCGCGGAGGCCGCGCGGCAGGTGGCCCGCGAGTCGGGCTGGCCGCGCCGCGAGGTGTACGCCGAGATGACGGGCCTGCGGCGCGTGGAGTGATGCGACGACGATGACGGATGCGATGAATATTACCTACCCGCTGTTGCTCGAACCGGTGGTCAAGGAGAAGATCTGGGGCGGGCGCATGCTCGAAACGGTTGCCCGCAAGACGCTGCCGCCTGATCTGCCGATCGGCGAGACGTGGGAGGCGTGGCAGGGCTGCCGAATCGCCAACGGGCCGCAGACCGGGCGCACGCTGGGGTCGCTGATCGCCGCCGACGCGCGCGGCATGCTCGGCGCGGGCGGCAGCACGCAGTTGCCATTGCTGTTCAAGTACATCGACGCGTGCGACCACCTCTCGGTGCAGGTACACCCCGACGACGCGCAGGCACGGGCGATGGAGCAGTACCCGTTCGGCAAGACCGAGGCGTGGTACGTGCTGGCCGCCGATCCCGGCGCGACGCTGGTGCACGGCTTCCGCCGCGACGTGGACGAAGCGATGGTGCGCAACGCGCTGGCGCGCGGCACGCTGACCGATTTGCTGGCGTTCGTGCCGGTGCAGGCGGGCGACGTGCTATTTGTGCCGGCGGGTCTGGTGCATGCGATCGGCAAGGGAATCGTGCTGGCCGAGATTCAGCAGAACTCCGACACGACCTACCGCTTCTATGATTGGGACCGGCGCGACAGCGCGGGCCGGCCGCGCGACTTGCACGTCGAGCAGTCGCTGCGCGTTTCCGACCTGAGCGCACTGCCCGCGCACATGGTGCCTGCGCTGACAGTCGAGCGCGACGGACTGTCGCAAGCGTATCTCGTGGCGTGCCGCTACTTCGCGTGGGAGCGCTGGCGCGTGACGCGCGATGCCGTTGCACCGGCCCCGGTCTGCAAGTTTCAGATTGTCACGCTCTTATCGGGCGAGGCGCTACTCCACTACGGCGGCGGTGAGCCGGTGCGCGTGCCGCACGGCCAAACGCTGTTCATCCCGGCGGTGCTGCCGGCGTACCGCATTGCCCCGCAGACTGATGCGTGCGAACTGTTGTGCGCGTACGTGCCCGACCTCGCGGCCGACGTGGTCGCGCCGCTGCGCGCGGCGGGCTATACCGATGCACAGATCGCGCGGCTCGGCGGCCCGATCGCGCGGCAGAACGACCTGCTGCCGGTCATCGACTAACGGGCGGAGTACACCCCCGCCCACGCGACCGCCGAAAGGATGGCCGTCGATGAAGCACAAACGATTACGGTGGAAACG
It contains:
- a CDS encoding class I mannose-6-phosphate isomerase, whose translation is MNITYPLLLEPVVKEKIWGGRMLETVARKTLPPDLPIGETWEAWQGCRIANGPQTGRTLGSLIAADARGMLGAGGSTQLPLLFKYIDACDHLSVQVHPDDAQARAMEQYPFGKTEAWYVLAADPGATLVHGFRRDVDEAMVRNALARGTLTDLLAFVPVQAGDVLFVPAGLVHAIGKGIVLAEIQQNSDTTYRFYDWDRRDSAGRPRDLHVEQSLRVSDLSALPAHMVPALTVERDGLSQAYLVACRYFAWERWRVTRDAVAPAPVCKFQIVTLLSGEALLHYGGGEPVRVPHGQTLFIPAVLPAYRIAPQTDACELLCAYVPDLAADVVAPLRAAGYTDAQIARLGGPIARQNDLLPVID